A DNA window from Vigna unguiculata cultivar IT97K-499-35 chromosome 10, ASM411807v1, whole genome shotgun sequence contains the following coding sequences:
- the LOC114166845 gene encoding TMV resistance protein N-like: protein MASSIPSMEFTSSSSKLQQRYDVLINFSGEDIRKKFVSHLDSALSAVGFTTFFHEENAVNEMHIQEPILDLYQVAIVVFTKTYAQSAWCLHQLRQIIRWHQTYSRHLLPIYYEVEPSDVRLQKGDFGKAFKATAYQTFSTQQLELGMSRWSQALTKAADFFGWDESNHRSDAELVDKIVKSVLNLPVMSATKFPVGLHSRVEDVIRTIRSKSTEVCIIGIYGEGGSGKTTLATAIYNQIQDTFTKKSFIEGQVGEIRGDLRLREQLLLDILKAKVEIPNADIGRSMIRKRLSGKRMLIVLDDVPYFSIFLDLWDYCKWFGEGTVIIVTTRYEILELRRGQPDSVFRVKLMNEKESLELLSWHAFREPKPKEEYNELAKRVVHYCGGLPLALEVIGSCLFERTKEEWHSVLFELEKIPSHNAEQKLKIGFDGLRNQIEKDLFLDVCCFFVGKGRTYATKILNGCGVDADSGIRVLIERSLIKVKKNRKFGMHPLVEEMGRAIIHEISRNESLMDNQLCVDDAEYVLIDNTETKVSQALLMKLRSARIEPSRLLKLDGNSENTSKKLRGISLHGVSSQYVPDDFCLHDVIAIYLKHCFLRLWKQPQVLRWLKVLNLSHSKYLRETPDFSGLPSLEQLILKDCPRLCQVHKSIGCLCYLLLLNLKDCTSISNLPKGIYKLKSLRTLILSGCSKIDLMEKDIVQMKSLITLIAENAAVRQVPFSIVSSKSIGYISLLGFERLPHNLFSSIIRSWISPTMNPISNIHSLWMDTDNSWDDIAPLLSSLANLRSVLVQCDTEFQLSKQIKNDLVEYFSNITHSGISKQHFRCSLIGVGRYHEFFNAVGDNIFEILASRESCDVFLPIVNDPYCLAHIGEGHSVFFTVPRDLDMKGMALCIYLSTLEIVVSECLRSVLIVNYTKCTFQIHYHDPVISFNDDDWNAINSNLESEDKIEIFVSFGPGLVVKNTVVYLICGESNNMDKESLPKKHSLIRFIKKIVK from the exons ATGGCCTCATCCATTCCTTCCATGGAATTCACGTCTTCATCATCCAAACTCCAACAGAGGTACGATGTGCTCATCAACTTTTCTGGAGAGGACATCCGCAAGAAATTTGTTTCTCATCTTGATTCTGCCCTCTCTGCTGTCGGCTTCACCACTTTCTTTCACGAGGAGAACGCAGTGAATGAAATGCACATCCAAGAACCTATTCTCGATCTCTATCAAGTAGCAATTGTTGTCTTCACCAAAACCTATGCTCAATCTGCTTGGTGTCTTCATCAACTTCGGCAAATCATTCGATGGCACCAAACTTATTCCCGGCATCTTCTGCCTATATATTACGAAGTTGAGCCATCTGATGTACGTCTTCAAAAGGGTGATTTTGGAAAAGCCTTCAAAGCAACTGCATATCAAACATTCTCAACACAACAACTGGAGCTTGGCATGTCCAGGTGGAGCCAAGCACTCACCAAAGCTGCAGATTTCTTTGGATGGGATGAGAGCAATCACAG GAGTGATGCTGAATTAGTGGACAAAATTGTTAAGAGCGTCCTTAATTTACCAGTTATGTCTGCTACTAAATTTCCTGTTGGACTACATTCTCGCGTGGAAGATGTGATTCGAACTATCAGAAGTAAATCCACAGAAGTTTGTATAATAGGGATATATGGAGAGGGAGGATCTGGTAAAACCACCCTTGCCACAGCCATCTACAATCAAATTCAGGATACATTCACGAAGAAAAGTTTCATCGAAGGACAAGTTGGCGAAATAAGAGGGGATCTTCGTTTACGAGAACAACTTCTTTTAGACATCCTAAAAGCAAAGGTGGAGATACCTAACGCTGATATTGGAAGAAGTATGATTCGGAAAAGACTTTCTGGAAAAAGGATGCTCATTGTACTTGACGATGTTCCTTACTTTAGTATATTCCTAGATCTATGGGATTACTGTAAATGGTTTGGTGAAGGAACTGTGATAATCGTTACAACAAGATATGAAATCCTAGAACTCAGGAGAGGTCAACCCGATTCTGTCTTTCGGGTAAAGCTAATGAACGAAAAAGAGTCCCTTGAGCTTCTTAGTTGGCACGCATTTAGAGAACCAAAACCAAAAGAAGAATACAATGAACTGGCAAAAAGAGTAGTTCATTATTGTGGAGGACTACCTCTAGCTCTTGAAGTCATCGGAAGCTGTTTATTTGAAAGGACCAAAGAAGAATGGcatagtgtattgtttgaattaGAGAAAATTCCCTCGCACAATGCTGAACAGAAATTGAAAATAGGCTTCGACGGTTTACGCAATCAAATAGAAAAGGATTTATTCCTTGATGTATGTTGTTTCTTTGTTGGTAAGGGCAGAACCTATGCTACGAAGATCCTAAATGGTTGTGGGGTAGACGCTGATAGTGGAATAAGAGTTCTCATAGAACGTAGCCtcataaaagttaaaaagaacAGGAAATTTGGAATGCATCCTTTGGTAGAAGAAATGGGAAGAGCAATTATTCATGAAATTTCAAGAAATGAGTCTTTGATGGACAACCAACTGTGTGTTGACGATGCAGAATATGTGTTGATAGATAATACA GAAACAAAAGTCTCTCAGGCACTGCTTATGAAACTACGTTCAGCCAGAATAGAACCATCAAGACTGCTGAAACTCGATGGAAATTCAGAGAACACCTCTAAGAAACTGAGAGGGATAAGTTTGCATGGGGTTTCTTCACAATACGTTCCTGACGACTTTTGTCTGCATGATGTAATAGCAATTTATTTAAAGCACTGTTTTCTACGACTCTGGAAACAACCCCAG GTTTTGAGGTGGCTAAAAGTCCTCAATCTTAGTCACTCCAAGTATTTAAGAGAAACTCCTGACTTTTCCGGACTACCAAGTCTTGAACAACTCATTCTTAAAGATTGTCCAAGATTGTGCCAAGTACACAAATCTATCGGATGTCTCTGCTACCTTTTACTGCTAAATTTGAAGGACTGTACGAGTATAAGCAATCTGCCCAAAGGAATATATAAGTTGAAATCTTTAAGAACTCTCATTCTCTCTGGGTGTTCGAAGATTGACCTCATGGAAAAAGATATAGTGCAAATGAAATCCTTGATAACTCTAATTGCTGAAAATGCAGCTGTGAGACAAGTGCCTTTTTCAATTGTAAGCTCAAAAAGCATTGGATATATATCCCTTCTTGGATTTGAGAGATTGCCACATAATCTTTTTTCTTCCATAATTCGGTCTTGGATATCGCCAACAATGAATCCAATATCTAATATTCATTCGTTGTGGATGGATACGGATAATAGTTGGGATGATATTGCGCCATTGCTTAGCTCCCTCGCAAATCTTCGAAGTGTTTTGGTACAATGTGACACCGAGTTTCAACTatctaagcaaataaaaaatgatttggtcgaatatttttcaaatattacaCACTCAGGAATTTCAAAGCAGCACTTCAGGTGTTCTTTGATTGGTGTTGGAAGATACCATGAATTCTTCAATGCTGTCGGCGATAACATATTTGAG ATTTTGGCAAGCAGAGAGTCTTGTGATGTTTTTCTCCCAATTGTAAATGATCCTTATTGTTTGGCCCATATAGGTGAGGGACACTCTGTTTTTTTCACTGTGCCTCGAGATCTTGACATGAAGGGAATGGctttgtgtatttatttatcaacCCTTGAAATCGTGGTAAGTGAATGTCTTAGAAGTGTCTTAATTGTTAATTACACAAAGTGTACATTCCAAATACACTACCATGACCCAGTAATTTCCTTTAACGACGACGATTGGAATGCCATAAACTCAAATTTAGAATCTGAAGATAAGATCGAGATTTTTGTGAGTTTTGGTCCTGGATTGGTGGTTAAGAACACAGTTGTCTATCTGATCTGTGGTGAATCAAATAACATGGACAAAGAGTCTCTGCCAAAGAAACATTCTCTCATTAGATtcataaagaaaattgtaaagtGA